Proteins from a single region of Haloterrigena turkmenica DSM 5511:
- a CDS encoding glycosyltransferase family 4 protein — MNIGFYHDAAGTRHAGGIAVYTQQMAAALSRSNDVYLYTQRGEPAPIVRESDVTVIETPSFDSDWPVSLEEALPLGSQDWTKARMTLWAERNGVIDHIDDTLDVLFTAHYLDDLLLSNLVDVPTVYTYHRLSDIGVGAKLQHAFSATELILANSPETADRVESAFDVAVEEIVYPGVDTDRFRPDAKPVISSSDPIILFVGRLVESKGIDELLEAVARLEGDQELHVVGRGDQERIRRRARDLGIAESVVLHGEVPHPELPGYHAGADVFCLPSHDESFAMANVEAMACGLPVVTADLEAIRTYLANGDNGLLARVGDSQDLADKLRLVLESSTLRARLGEQARADAQAFGWRTQARRLEAFCYDALDIEESVEEGRPDQPHPSTV; from the coding sequence ATGAACATCGGTTTCTACCACGATGCCGCCGGAACCCGCCACGCCGGCGGGATCGCCGTCTACACGCAGCAGATGGCGGCCGCACTCAGTCGATCGAACGACGTCTATCTCTATACGCAGCGCGGAGAGCCCGCACCGATCGTCCGCGAGTCGGACGTTACCGTCATCGAGACCCCGTCCTTCGACAGCGACTGGCCGGTCTCGCTCGAGGAGGCGCTCCCGCTCGGCTCCCAGGACTGGACGAAAGCCCGAATGACGCTGTGGGCCGAGCGAAACGGCGTCATCGACCACATCGACGACACCCTGGACGTGCTGTTTACCGCCCACTATCTCGACGATCTCCTCCTGTCGAATCTGGTCGACGTGCCCACGGTCTACACGTACCACCGGCTCTCGGATATCGGGGTCGGTGCGAAACTGCAACACGCGTTCTCCGCGACGGAGCTGATTCTGGCCAACTCGCCGGAAACCGCGGACCGAGTGGAATCGGCGTTCGACGTCGCGGTCGAGGAAATCGTCTATCCGGGCGTCGACACGGACCGGTTCCGGCCCGACGCCAAGCCCGTCATCTCGAGTTCCGATCCGATCATCCTCTTCGTCGGCCGACTGGTCGAATCGAAGGGGATCGACGAACTGCTCGAGGCGGTCGCCCGACTCGAGGGCGACCAGGAGCTTCATGTGGTCGGGCGCGGCGACCAGGAGCGGATCCGCCGGCGGGCCCGCGACCTCGGAATCGCGGAGTCGGTGGTGCTCCACGGCGAAGTTCCCCACCCCGAACTGCCGGGCTACCACGCCGGCGCCGACGTGTTCTGCCTGCCGAGTCACGACGAGAGCTTCGCGATGGCCAACGTCGAGGCGATGGCCTGCGGGCTGCCGGTCGTGACGGCCGATCTCGAGGCGATCCGGACGTACCTCGCCAACGGCGACAACGGACTCCTGGCTCGAGTCGGGGACTCACAAGACCTAGCTGACAAACTCAGGCTCGTACTCGAATCGTCGACGTTGCGGGCGCGGCTCGGCGAGCAGGCTCGTGCGGACGCGCAGGCGTTCGGGTGGCGAACGCAGGCACGTCGACTCGAGGCGTTCTGTTACGACGCCCTCGACATCGAGGAGTCGGTCGAAGAGGGTCGGCCCGACCAGCCACACCCGAGCACGGTTTAA
- a CDS encoding GNAT family N-acetyltransferase yields the protein MKDLTSKPSTSSCRVRPFEPSDRAALLGLYEQVFGRERSVDWFRWKFEDNPYTDHVPIIVTERDGDIVGCRAFFAQELRIDGTERVAFQPCDTMVHPDHRNEGLFSRMNEYALERYAGTDGPPACCFNFPNENSKPGNLKHGWREIGTVPVYYRPQDPIGSVKALTDGEDGPEGSDGAATPDGFDRSASGEEWVVADEFDSGVDRDLPGGCDPSEGAETSVADALAEMITSSQRAGDRLVTDSDGEFDVVRFETPPADVLEEIYRRSIPPGIHTNRTAEFYRWRCANPAHTYTAYVAVRDGETPVAALICSEVDEHLRIVETLPREIGAEATAIDRLLATVLADRSDNHYVTAFGETLPSPLQYRFYPDTRFPLSTLIRPSARTLLARDFGGADAIEETAVDDWALSRLDLDTS from the coding sequence ATGAAAGATCTGACATCGAAGCCCTCGACGTCGTCGTGTCGGGTTCGCCCCTTCGAGCCGAGCGATCGGGCGGCGCTGCTGGGGCTGTACGAGCAGGTGTTCGGCCGGGAGCGAAGCGTCGACTGGTTTCGCTGGAAGTTCGAGGACAACCCCTACACCGACCACGTGCCGATCATCGTCACCGAACGGGACGGCGATATCGTCGGTTGCCGGGCGTTTTTCGCCCAGGAACTGCGCATCGACGGGACCGAACGGGTCGCGTTCCAGCCCTGCGATACGATGGTCCACCCGGACCACCGCAACGAGGGGCTGTTCAGCCGCATGAACGAGTACGCCCTCGAGCGGTACGCCGGAACCGACGGCCCGCCGGCGTGCTGTTTCAACTTCCCGAACGAGAACTCCAAACCAGGGAACCTCAAACACGGCTGGCGGGAGATCGGGACCGTTCCGGTGTACTACCGGCCACAGGATCCCATCGGGAGCGTCAAGGCGTTGACCGACGGTGAGGACGGTCCCGAGGGGAGCGACGGCGCCGCGACGCCCGACGGCTTCGATCGGAGCGCGAGCGGCGAGGAGTGGGTCGTCGCCGACGAGTTCGATTCGGGCGTCGACCGCGATCTGCCCGGCGGCTGCGATCCGTCCGAGGGCGCCGAGACGAGCGTCGCGGACGCGCTCGCCGAGATGATCACGAGTTCGCAGCGAGCGGGCGACAGACTCGTCACCGACTCCGACGGCGAGTTCGACGTCGTCCGGTTCGAGACGCCGCCCGCGGACGTCCTCGAGGAAATCTATCGACGGTCGATTCCGCCGGGAATCCACACGAATCGGACCGCCGAGTTCTACCGGTGGCGGTGTGCGAACCCGGCCCACACCTATACGGCGTACGTCGCGGTACGAGACGGCGAGACGCCGGTCGCCGCGCTGATCTGCTCCGAGGTCGACGAGCACTTGCGGATCGTCGAGACCCTGCCGCGGGAGATCGGGGCCGAGGCGACGGCGATCGACCGCCTGCTGGCGACGGTCCTCGCGGACCGGTCGGACAACCACTACGTCACCGCCTTCGGGGAGACGCTGCCGTCGCCGCTCCAGTACCGGTTCTATCCCGACACGCGCTTCCCGCTGTCGACGCTGATCCGACCGAGCGCGCGGACGCTCCTCGCTCGGGACTTCGGCGGCGCCGACGCGATCGAGGAGACAGCGGTGGACGACTGGGCGCTCTCGCGGCTCGATCTGGACACCTCCTGA
- a CDS encoding alkaline phosphatase family protein has translation MSRSSPTAERAFVLGFDGVPWRLIDQWSEEGELPNFARMREEGAAGTLESTQPATTPLAWPSIATGVWPDKHGVYGFQNLSSDYTHEMYTSHDIKQPTLWEQVTPAHVGNVPMTYPAQEIDGTMVTGMMTPSTDKEYTHPPDLKDEIEARIPDYDISLDYPDYADRLDEFEVAVDEMLETRRDLMRLQMDHASDDWRLFFFVFTAPDRFQHLIWDMDRLLAHYKELDAVLGEVMEYTDEHDADLYVVSDHGFGPIEELVYVNTILEQNGYLFEQEDEGTRGALASLGISRERITDALNRVGISEEKIVSTLPRSLVDTVAEQIPGDHALYDVDYDRTVAFVHGAGCLYVNDTERFGKGVVDPNQIPALKTELTDLLESVTDEDGERMLSVFDGDELFPTDDEAPDLIVIGNGVYEARNALTDSVTGDTGTYDASHRKEGIVLCRGPSIDAGAELRGARVVDIAPTLLHGIGEPVPKNADGRVLFDAFDEDAIPASTKVERTGVSKEDRDGDVDDDFDDVEDRLKGLGYME, from the coding sequence ATGAGCAGGTCTTCCCCGACAGCCGAGCGCGCGTTCGTGCTCGGGTTCGACGGCGTACCGTGGAGACTTATCGACCAATGGAGCGAGGAGGGGGAACTCCCGAACTTCGCTCGGATGCGCGAGGAGGGCGCCGCCGGAACCCTCGAGAGCACCCAGCCAGCGACGACGCCGCTAGCGTGGCCGTCGATCGCGACCGGCGTCTGGCCGGACAAACACGGGGTCTACGGTTTTCAGAATCTCTCGTCGGACTACACCCACGAGATGTACACCAGCCACGATATCAAACAGCCGACCCTCTGGGAGCAAGTCACGCCGGCCCACGTCGGCAACGTCCCGATGACGTATCCGGCCCAGGAGATCGACGGCACGATGGTCACCGGGATGATGACCCCCTCGACGGACAAGGAGTACACCCATCCCCCCGACCTCAAGGACGAGATCGAGGCGCGGATTCCCGACTACGACATCAGTCTCGACTATCCCGACTACGCCGACCGACTCGACGAGTTCGAGGTGGCCGTCGACGAGATGCTCGAGACGCGCCGCGATCTGATGCGCCTCCAGATGGATCACGCCAGCGACGACTGGCGGCTGTTCTTCTTCGTCTTCACCGCTCCCGACCGGTTCCAACACCTCATCTGGGACATGGACCGGCTGCTGGCCCACTACAAGGAACTCGACGCGGTCCTCGGGGAGGTGATGGAGTACACGGACGAACACGACGCCGATCTCTACGTCGTCTCCGACCACGGGTTCGGCCCGATCGAGGAACTGGTCTACGTCAACACCATCCTGGAGCAGAACGGCTATCTCTTCGAACAGGAGGACGAGGGCACCCGCGGCGCGCTCGCGAGCCTGGGGATCTCTCGAGAACGCATCACCGACGCGCTCAACCGGGTCGGGATCTCCGAGGAGAAGATCGTCTCGACGCTGCCCCGGTCGCTCGTCGACACGGTCGCCGAGCAGATCCCGGGCGATCACGCGCTCTACGACGTCGACTACGACCGGACCGTCGCGTTCGTTCACGGCGCGGGCTGTCTGTACGTCAACGACACCGAGCGCTTCGGGAAGGGCGTCGTCGATCCGAACCAGATCCCCGCACTGAAGACCGAACTGACCGATCTGCTCGAGTCCGTCACCGACGAGGACGGCGAGCGGATGTTGAGCGTGTTCGACGGCGACGAACTGTTTCCGACCGACGACGAGGCGCCCGACCTGATCGTCATCGGGAACGGCGTCTACGAGGCGCGCAACGCCCTCACCGACTCGGTGACCGGCGACACCGGCACCTACGACGCCAGTCACCGCAAGGAGGGGATCGTCCTCTGTCGCGGGCCCTCGATCGACGCCGGCGCGGAGCTGCGGGGCGCTCGCGTCGTCGACATCGCGCCGACCCTGCTCCACGGGATCGGCGAGCCCGTCCCGAAAAACGCCGACGGTCGCGTCCTCTTCGACGCCTTCGACGAGGACGCGATCCCCGCATCGACGAAAGTCGAGCGGACCGGAGTCTCGAAGGAAGATCGCGACGGTGACGTCGACGACGACTTCGACGACGTCGAGGACCGGCTGAAGGGCCTGGGCTATATGGAGTGA
- a CDS encoding polysaccharide deacetylase family protein produces the protein MGSVVVSLDAELGWGFHDLPEPPADRVESGRRGWSVMLELLDEFDVPATWAVVGHLMLESCDGVHEDHPAPPGWFDRERGAWADRADLRFGPDLVEGVLEADADHELASHTFSHVLFGDPRTDRELAAAELDRATDIAAEWGESIDSFVYPRNDVGHRDVLAEYDVSAYRGRSPTRDGVRGVFDSTVRDQSLVTTPRTDEHGLVNVPASLFLFGFEGPARTVAESIWTDPMLELARRGIDEAVRSDGVFHMWLHPNNLTSERDDQRMRSILSYLERRRSETDLTVETMGDVARRVRRASETGIDGATDGVDGQATVRSN, from the coding sequence GTGGGTAGCGTCGTCGTTTCCCTCGACGCCGAACTCGGCTGGGGCTTCCACGATCTCCCGGAGCCGCCGGCCGACCGCGTCGAGTCCGGCCGCCGCGGCTGGTCGGTGATGCTCGAGTTGCTAGACGAGTTCGACGTTCCGGCGACGTGGGCCGTCGTCGGTCACCTCATGCTCGAGTCCTGCGACGGCGTTCATGAGGATCATCCCGCGCCGCCGGGCTGGTTCGATCGCGAGCGCGGCGCGTGGGCCGACCGGGCGGACCTCCGGTTCGGTCCCGACCTCGTCGAGGGCGTTCTCGAGGCCGACGCCGACCACGAACTCGCCAGTCACACCTTCTCGCACGTCCTCTTCGGTGATCCGAGGACGGATCGGGAACTCGCCGCCGCCGAGCTCGATCGAGCCACGGACATCGCCGCCGAGTGGGGCGAGTCCATCGACTCGTTCGTCTACCCACGCAACGACGTGGGCCATCGGGACGTGCTGGCCGAGTACGACGTCTCGGCGTACCGCGGTCGGTCGCCGACCCGGGACGGCGTTCGCGGCGTCTTCGACTCGACGGTCCGCGATCAGTCGCTGGTGACAACCCCCCGAACCGACGAGCACGGGCTGGTCAATGTGCCGGCCTCGCTGTTCCTCTTCGGCTTCGAGGGGCCCGCCCGAACCGTCGCGGAGTCGATCTGGACGGACCCCATGCTCGAACTGGCCCGCCGCGGGATCGACGAGGCGGTCCGATCCGACGGCGTCTTCCACATGTGGCTCCACCCGAACAACCTCACGAGCGAGCGGGACGACCAGCGGATGCGGTCGATCCTTTCCTACCTCGAGCGGCGCCGATCGGAGACCGACCTCACCGTCGAAACGATGGGCGACGTCGCGCGCCGCGTCCGGCGAGCGAGCGAGACTGGAATCGACGGCGCCACCGACGGCGTCGACGGCCAGGCGACGGTTCGATCGAACTGA
- a CDS encoding Gfo/Idh/MocA family protein — MPPTVLSRWTDSSAFELGVLGVGNIGMVHLKSALSMPDVDVVAAADAVPENRDRADSAGVARTYDDYTTLLEHEDLDAAIVALPPFLHADAVERAAEAGVDVFVEKPLARSTEEADRMLETAREAGIAVGVDHTLRYQPDMVGVKDEYDEGSVGHVPYASITRLNDHPLGKPPADEAPPEWPMDPDAAGGGSLIELGVHCFDVLEWLFGDLEVRDATMGQTLEIPAEDAATVLLRAPETETTITLHCGTYQWEQLPEVNTRLRLEGVTGTVSNKDHIPNNFYAGAAKSALSNVASRFTGDEPDVFGPTFYLQAHYDALEDFCEAVRNDETPPVDGADGRRTLELAEAAYELAAESDDAEIETPEVMP; from the coding sequence ATGCCACCGACAGTTCTGAGTCGATGGACCGACTCGAGCGCGTTCGAACTCGGCGTGCTCGGCGTCGGGAACATCGGCATGGTTCACCTGAAGTCGGCGCTTTCGATGCCCGACGTGGACGTCGTCGCGGCGGCCGACGCGGTTCCGGAAAACCGCGACCGGGCCGACAGCGCCGGCGTCGCGCGGACGTACGACGACTACACGACGCTGCTCGAACACGAGGACCTCGATGCAGCGATCGTCGCCCTGCCGCCGTTTCTCCACGCCGACGCGGTCGAACGCGCCGCCGAGGCGGGCGTCGACGTCTTCGTCGAGAAACCGCTGGCGCGGTCGACCGAGGAGGCCGACCGGATGCTCGAGACGGCCCGCGAGGCGGGGATCGCCGTCGGCGTCGACCACACGCTGCGCTACCAGCCCGACATGGTCGGCGTGAAAGACGAGTACGACGAGGGCAGCGTCGGCCACGTCCCCTACGCTTCGATCACGCGGCTCAACGACCACCCGCTGGGGAAGCCGCCGGCCGACGAGGCGCCTCCGGAGTGGCCGATGGACCCCGACGCCGCCGGCGGCGGCTCGCTGATCGAACTCGGCGTCCACTGTTTCGACGTCCTCGAGTGGCTGTTCGGCGACCTCGAGGTCCGGGACGCGACGATGGGACAGACCCTCGAAATTCCCGCCGAGGACGCCGCGACCGTCTTACTCCGGGCGCCGGAGACGGAGACGACGATCACGCTTCACTGCGGCACCTACCAGTGGGAACAGCTCCCCGAGGTCAACACCCGGCTGCGCCTCGAGGGCGTGACGGGGACGGTCAGCAACAAGGACCACATCCCGAACAACTTCTACGCGGGTGCGGCCAAATCCGCCCTGTCGAACGTCGCGAGTCGGTTTACCGGTGACGAGCCCGACGTCTTCGGCCCCACCTTCTACCTGCAGGCCCACTACGACGCGCTGGAAGACTTCTGTGAAGCCGTCCGCAACGACGAGACACCCCCGGTCGACGGCGCCGACGGCCGGCGGACGCTGGAACTCGCCGAGGCCGCCTACGAACTGGCCGCCGAGAGCGACGACGCCGAGATCGAGACGCCGGAGGTGATGCCGTGA
- a CDS encoding NAD-dependent epimerase/dehydratase family protein has product MTGGQTAAVTGATGFLGTHLCERLLADGWDVRALSRPSSDRGDLEGTDIDWYVGDLFDVPTLHELVDGVDVVFHLAGMGLWTAGPETVYRVNADGTENVLAACRDADCGRLVFTSTSGTRRPDGDAAFADETDVTEPIGAYQESKAVAERLVDDYAADGGDAVTVHPTSIFGPGDEEFTVQLLSMGLEPTMPAYLPGGLSIVGVSDVVDGLLLAAERGASGDHYILGGENLTYRQAVSRIAHAADGSPARIQVPATAIHAAGPVAEAASAVADVRMFPFDRQMARLATERLFYTSRKAEAELGYEYQPIEAHLPETLEWYRTEA; this is encoded by the coding sequence ATGACGGGAGGCCAAACCGCAGCCGTCACCGGCGCGACGGGCTTTCTCGGCACGCACCTCTGCGAGCGGCTGCTCGCCGACGGCTGGGACGTTCGTGCCCTGAGCCGTCCCTCGTCGGACCGGGGCGACCTCGAGGGAACCGATATCGACTGGTACGTCGGGGACCTCTTCGACGTCCCGACGCTGCACGAACTCGTTGACGGCGTCGACGTCGTCTTCCACTTGGCCGGAATGGGGCTCTGGACCGCCGGCCCCGAGACGGTCTATCGGGTCAACGCCGACGGCACCGAGAACGTCCTCGCGGCCTGCCGGGACGCCGACTGCGGGCGACTCGTCTTCACGAGCACGTCCGGGACCCGCCGGCCCGACGGCGACGCGGCGTTCGCCGACGAGACGGACGTCACCGAACCAATCGGCGCCTACCAGGAGTCGAAGGCGGTGGCCGAGCGGCTGGTCGACGACTACGCGGCCGACGGCGGCGACGCCGTCACCGTCCACCCGACGTCGATCTTCGGCCCCGGCGACGAGGAGTTCACCGTCCAGTTGCTCTCGATGGGGCTCGAGCCGACGATGCCCGCCTACCTCCCCGGCGGCCTGAGCATCGTCGGCGTCTCGGACGTCGTCGACGGCCTACTGCTGGCCGCCGAGCGGGGCGCCAGCGGCGACCACTACATCCTCGGCGGCGAGAACCTCACCTACCGGCAGGCGGTCTCGCGGATCGCCCACGCGGCTGACGGCTCTCCAGCCCGGATCCAGGTGCCCGCGACGGCGATCCACGCCGCCGGCCCGGTCGCCGAGGCGGCCAGCGCCGTCGCCGACGTGCGCATGTTCCCCTTCGACCGCCAAATGGCCCGGCTGGCGACCGAGCGGCTCTTCTACACCTCGCGGAAGGCCGAGGCGGAACTGGGCTACGAGTACCAGCCGATCGAGGCCCACCTGCCGGAGACACTCGAGTGGTACCGGACGGAAGCGTAG
- a CDS encoding glycosyltransferase: MDVLTLTANADAPFMNQQMAALEERGVSFTTLPVAGEVAADVDRSPIDYLRTVPDVIREAGNGYDLIHAHYGLTAPMALAQLRTPVVLSLWGSDVHGPVKPVSSVCAPLCDEVVVMSREMRDELGRDCRIIPDGVDLDRFQPEPRERAREKVGWDDVGDAYQVLFPYPPERGVKNYPRAKRIVKAADDLLERPVELRTVYGVDHDAVPDYMNAADVLLLTSDSEGSPNSVKEALACDLPVVALDVGDVRERLAGVDPSRVATDDAELVEGLVDVLRREERSNGREAAREVSIERTADRMLDVYETVAGEPVTTRPAREAPELE; this comes from the coding sequence ATGGACGTCCTCACCCTCACGGCGAACGCCGACGCACCGTTTATGAACCAGCAGATGGCGGCGCTCGAGGAGCGCGGCGTCTCCTTTACGACGCTGCCGGTCGCCGGGGAAGTCGCCGCCGACGTCGACCGCAGTCCGATCGACTACCTCCGGACCGTCCCCGACGTGATCCGCGAGGCGGGCAACGGCTACGACCTGATCCACGCCCACTACGGGCTGACGGCGCCGATGGCCCTCGCCCAACTGCGCACGCCGGTGGTGCTATCGCTGTGGGGATCGGACGTTCACGGCCCGGTCAAACCGGTCAGCAGCGTCTGCGCGCCGCTTTGCGACGAGGTCGTCGTCATGTCTCGAGAGATGCGCGACGAACTCGGCCGCGACTGTCGGATCATCCCGGACGGCGTCGATCTGGATCGGTTTCAGCCGGAACCCCGAGAACGGGCCCGCGAGAAGGTCGGGTGGGACGACGTCGGCGACGCCTATCAGGTGCTGTTCCCCTATCCCCCCGAACGCGGCGTCAAGAACTACCCGCGGGCGAAGCGGATCGTCAAGGCGGCCGACGACTTGCTCGAGCGACCGGTCGAACTCCGGACCGTCTACGGCGTCGACCACGACGCGGTCCCCGACTACATGAACGCCGCAGACGTCCTCCTGTTGACCTCCGACAGCGAGGGGTCGCCGAACTCGGTCAAGGAGGCACTGGCTTGCGACCTCCCCGTGGTCGCTCTCGACGTCGGCGACGTCCGGGAGCGGCTGGCCGGCGTCGACCCCTCCCGCGTCGCGACCGACGACGCCGAACTGGTCGAGGGCCTGGTGGACGTCCTGCGACGCGAGGAGCGCTCGAACGGCCGCGAGGCCGCCCGCGAGGTGAGCATCGAACGGACCGCCGATCGGATGCTCGACGTATACGAGACGGTCGCCGGCGAGCCGGTGACGACCCGGCCCGCTCGAGAGGCGCCGGAACTCGAGTGA
- a CDS encoding DUF354 domain-containing protein: protein MRILVFANTPAHVHLYRHAVDRLEDAGHDVLVLTREYACTTDLLEFFGMPYRVYGEHETDGYSMAKFARELGGQFYTIGREALRFDPDVVFGRGPYAAYAGTLTRTPVVLVLDDEPGDFNHTVSRPFADCILSPAVTRRDLGDDHYTFAGFKECAYLHPDVFEPDANVREFLGVDPDEPYVLVRFNALDALHDTDLEGFRPEQRRDLIERLSEHATVFVSDEGDEMDLSELPARPYDLHPAMIHDAMAEADLLVADTGTMVNEAALLGTPAFRFRGTDDHEYGEFQELERAGLAEQFDDYAAVRDRSIEILTDDGAGERWERRRQEYVAELVNLSDLLVEVALSRGSIDRLSSPTRGALQPKRREQPQL from the coding sequence ATGCGGATCCTCGTCTTTGCCAATACGCCCGCACACGTCCATCTGTACCGACACGCCGTCGACCGCCTCGAGGACGCGGGACACGACGTGCTCGTGTTGACTCGGGAGTACGCCTGTACGACGGACTTACTCGAGTTCTTCGGCATGCCGTATCGGGTGTACGGCGAACACGAGACCGACGGCTACTCCATGGCCAAATTCGCCCGCGAGCTCGGCGGTCAGTTCTACACGATCGGTCGCGAGGCGCTGCGGTTCGATCCGGACGTCGTCTTCGGTCGCGGCCCCTACGCCGCGTACGCGGGGACGCTGACCCGAACGCCGGTCGTCCTCGTCCTCGACGACGAGCCGGGCGACTTCAACCACACCGTCTCCCGACCCTTCGCCGACTGCATCCTCTCGCCTGCGGTCACGCGACGCGATCTCGGCGACGATCACTACACCTTCGCGGGGTTCAAAGAGTGCGCGTACCTCCACCCCGACGTCTTCGAACCCGACGCGAACGTCCGCGAGTTCCTCGGCGTCGATCCGGACGAACCGTACGTCCTCGTCCGGTTCAACGCCCTCGACGCCCTCCACGACACCGACCTCGAGGGGTTCCGGCCCGAGCAGCGCCGCGACCTGATCGAGCGCCTGAGCGAACACGCGACCGTCTTCGTTTCCGACGAGGGCGACGAGATGGATCTCAGCGAGCTCCCCGCGCGGCCGTACGACCTCCACCCCGCCATGATCCACGACGCGATGGCCGAGGCCGACCTGCTAGTCGCGGACACGGGGACGATGGTCAACGAGGCCGCGCTTCTGGGAACGCCCGCGTTCCGCTTCCGGGGCACCGACGACCACGAGTACGGCGAATTTCAGGAACTCGAGCGCGCCGGCCTCGCCGAGCAGTTCGACGACTACGCCGCGGTTCGCGACCGCTCGATCGAGATCCTCACGGACGACGGCGCGGGCGAACGCTGGGAGCGCCGTCGCCAGGAGTACGTCGCCGAGCTGGTGAACCTCTCCGATCTGCTCGTCGAGGTCGCCCTCTCCCGCGGGTCCATCGACCGGCTCAGTTCGCCCACCCGGGGCGCGCTACAGCCCAAACGGCGCGAGCAGCCCCAGCTCTGA
- a CDS encoding universal stress protein yields the protein MYQNILLATDGSDAARRATEHAIELADQLGAKLHLLSVSEDGPQATDKQDEMRTDHQAEANEAVEEAERTASSHGVDTSTVVRHGVPQEEIIDVAETNAIDLIVMGTHGRSGLDHLVTGSVAEEVVRNATVPVVTVRE from the coding sequence ATGTATCAGAACATTCTGCTCGCGACCGACGGGAGCGACGCCGCTCGTCGGGCGACCGAACACGCGATCGAACTCGCCGATCAGCTCGGAGCCAAGCTGCACCTCCTCTCGGTGTCCGAGGACGGCCCCCAGGCGACGGATAAACAGGACGAGATGCGGACGGACCACCAGGCGGAGGCCAACGAGGCCGTCGAGGAGGCCGAACGGACCGCCTCGTCGCACGGGGTTGACACGTCTACGGTCGTCCGTCACGGCGTCCCCCAGGAGGAGATCATCGACGTCGCCGAGACGAACGCGATCGATCTGATCGTCATGGGGACCCACGGCCGCTCGGGACTCGATCACCTGGTCACCGGCAGCGTCGCCGAGGAGGTCGTTCGGAACGCGACGGTGCCGGTCGTCACCGTTCGCGAGTAG